Proteins found in one Amphiura filiformis chromosome 14, Afil_fr2py, whole genome shotgun sequence genomic segment:
- the LOC140169877 gene encoding ATP-binding cassette sub-family C member 5-like has product MNSTKPMCLNGNVNQNNDNNSRRDSHGSYQEATHAVYNPTCTKINSRKKRKRKTDTRPPIDKASWLSILTFSWVTPLFIKGWKGTLKTEDLTVASYKESCKMNSHRLETRWAHLLTKHGSTDASLFSALLYIMRSDLIYSTIAMTIGFSTNIVSSTIVIVRLIAFTQLSEPDFIYGSLLVV; this is encoded by the exons atGAATTCAACCAAGCCAATGTGTCTGAATGGTAACGTCAATCAAAACAATGACAACAACAGTAGAAGAGACTCACATGGCTCATACCAGGAAGCTACACATGCTGTGTACAACCCAACTTGTACCAAAATCAATTCCcgcaagaaaagaaaaaggaaaacggATACAAG GCCTCCAATAGACAAAGCTAGCTGGTTGTCAATCCTCACCTTTTCATgggttacgccactgtttatcAAGGGATGGAAAGGAACCTTGAAGACTGAGGATCTTACAGTTGCTTCATATAAAGAATCATGCAAGATGAACAGTCACAG GCTTGAGACAAGATGGGCTCATTTACTTACCAAGCATGGAAGTACAGATGCGTCATTGTTCAGTGCGTTGTTATACATCATGCGAAGCGATCTCATCTATAGTACAATTGCCATGACGATAGGATTCAGTACAAATATTGTCTCCTCA ACCATCGTAATCGTGAGACTCATAGCCTTTACACAATTATCTGAGCCTGACTTCATTTACGGCTCCTTACTGGTTGTTTAG